Proteins from a single region of Aureibacter tunicatorum:
- a CDS encoding exodeoxyribonuclease III, with the protein MKIISYNVNGIRAAIKKGFEEWLKEENPDVICLQETKAHPAQVDELIIQSMGYQTYWHSAQKKGYSGVAVFTKHEPKHVEYGCGIEKYDNEGRVIRIDFDEFSIMNVYMPSGSSGDERQAFKMQWLSDFQQYVDELKKEIPNLIICGDYNICHTEIDIHNPKQNQKTSGFLPEEREWVTQFIESGFVDSFRIFHEDEPDNYSWWSYRARSRERNKGWRIDYLMITESIKDLAVSGEILPEAKHSDHCPILLEMKK; encoded by the coding sequence ATGAAGATTATATCATATAATGTGAATGGCATCAGAGCCGCCATCAAAAAAGGCTTTGAAGAGTGGTTGAAGGAAGAAAATCCGGATGTTATTTGTTTGCAGGAAACAAAGGCGCACCCTGCGCAAGTAGACGAGCTGATTATACAGTCTATGGGTTATCAAACATATTGGCATTCAGCGCAAAAAAAAGGCTATAGCGGAGTGGCTGTATTCACAAAGCATGAGCCAAAGCATGTTGAGTATGGCTGTGGAATTGAAAAGTATGACAATGAAGGAAGAGTTATCAGAATTGATTTTGATGAGTTTTCAATCATGAACGTTTACATGCCATCTGGATCAAGCGGAGATGAGCGTCAAGCGTTTAAAATGCAATGGTTATCGGATTTTCAACAATATGTTGATGAATTGAAAAAAGAGATTCCAAACCTTATAATCTGTGGTGACTATAATATATGCCACACAGAAATAGACATACATAATCCTAAGCAAAATCAGAAAACGTCAGGCTTTTTGCCCGAGGAAAGAGAATGGGTAACGCAGTTTATTGAAAGCGGGTTTGTTGACAGTTTTAGAATTTTCCATGAGGATGAACCGGATAATTATAGTTGGTGGAGTTACAGAGCTCGTTCTAGAGAAAGAAATAAAGGTTGGAGAATCGATTATTTGATGATTACCGAAAGCATTAAAGACTTGGCGGTTAGCGGTGAAATATTGCCTGAGGCAAAGCATTCGGACCACTGCCCTATCTTGCTGGAGATGAAAAAATAG
- a CDS encoding carboxymuconolactone decarboxylase family protein: MSKIEEFNAYRAKMNEKILAEDNKVIKRLFNLDTNTYAEGALDVKTKELMGMACSMVLRCDDCVKYHLEKCHEIGITKEQIFEAFAIANIIGGTIVIPHLRRAVEYWEELENSK, translated from the coding sequence ATGTCTAAAATCGAAGAATTCAATGCATATAGAGCTAAAATGAATGAGAAAATTTTAGCTGAAGACAATAAAGTCATCAAAAGGTTATTCAATCTTGATACCAATACATATGCTGAGGGAGCTCTTGATGTGAAAACCAAGGAATTGATGGGAATGGCCTGCAGCATGGTGCTGAGATGCGATGATTGTGTGAAGTATCATTTGGAAAAATGCCATGAGATAGGTATTACTAAAGAACAAATTTTTGAAGCTTTCGCTATTGCGAATATTATCGGTGGAACGATTGTAATACCGCACTTGAGAAGAGCTGTGGAGTATTGGGAAGAGTTGGAAAATAGCAAATAA
- a CDS encoding SRPBCC family protein, with amino-acid sequence MAFYQFRKTQLIDADLNSVWNFISNPQNLKVITPDYMGFDITSKNLGNEMYAGMIISYIVKPVLGIPTQWVTEITQIKDKSFFIDEQRIGPYAMWHHQHHIEEQEGGVLMTDLISYQPPLGVLGAVANSLFIRNKLNEIFDYRFKAVEKYFADKQAG; translated from the coding sequence ATGGCATTTTATCAATTTAGAAAGACCCAGTTGATTGACGCAGATTTGAATAGTGTATGGAATTTTATTTCTAATCCTCAAAATCTTAAGGTTATAACTCCGGATTATATGGGATTTGATATCACATCGAAGAATTTGGGGAATGAAATGTATGCGGGAATGATCATCAGCTACATTGTCAAGCCGGTATTGGGGATACCTACGCAATGGGTGACTGAAATAACTCAAATTAAGGATAAATCGTTTTTTATTGATGAGCAAAGAATTGGTCCGTATGCTATGTGGCATCATCAGCATCATATCGAAGAGCAAGAAGGAGGAGTTCTAATGACAGATTTGATAAGTTATCAGCCTCCATTAGGTGTGCTAGGTGCCGTGGCGAATAGTTTGTTTATACGAAATAAACTTAATGAAATTTTCGATTACAGATTTAAGGCTGTAGAAAAGTACTTTGCTGACAAACAAGCAGGATAG
- the trhA gene encoding PAQR family membrane homeostasis protein TrhA: MYRSNEIEKLLSEEKLNTITHGFGALCGIVATVILSIETSEIDGFWRKLSAVTFGICFMIVYTTSTIYHGTVNPRWKEIFQTLDHSAIYLMIAGTYTPLGAYSAYHYPWGKYALIGIWLLASIGIFFKFKYTKRNEVYSTLIYLIMGWGAILAVKPLFHVIETPGKALIIIGGLVYTLGTIFYLWRRIPYSHAIWHMFAVGGSVCHFFAIYRYIIPLEFD; this comes from the coding sequence ATGTATAGATCAAATGAAATCGAAAAATTGCTGAGTGAAGAAAAATTAAATACGATAACCCATGGTTTTGGAGCCTTATGCGGAATAGTGGCTACAGTGATTTTGTCTATAGAAACTTCTGAAATAGATGGTTTTTGGAGAAAGTTGAGCGCGGTTACTTTTGGCATATGTTTTATGATCGTATATACAACTTCAACCATATACCATGGGACAGTGAACCCCAGATGGAAAGAAATATTTCAAACTCTGGATCATTCCGCTATTTACTTGATGATCGCAGGAACGTACACGCCTCTTGGCGCTTATTCCGCCTATCATTACCCTTGGGGCAAGTACGCATTGATTGGTATATGGTTATTAGCAAGCATAGGCATATTTTTCAAATTCAAATACACCAAAAGAAATGAAGTCTATTCAACTTTAATCTATCTTATAATGGGATGGGGGGCTATTCTTGCCGTCAAGCCCTTATTTCATGTCATAGAAACACCCGGCAAAGCATTAATCATCATAGGAGGCTTAGTATATACACTCGGTACTATATTTTATCTATGGAGAAGAATACCCTATAGCCATGCGATATGGCATATGTTCGCAGTAGGAGGAAGCGTATGCCATTTTTTCGCCATCTACAGATATATTATACCTCTGGAATTCGACTAA
- a CDS encoding DsbA family oxidoreductase — MKDKIKIDIVSDIVCPWCYIGLKRLEKAVSESSERYSFDINFKAFQLNPHLSKEGISRNAYLETKFGSQSAVESLINTVEVSARQIGLEMNMDAIERMPNTFELHRLLWLASYEKKQYVFKKRLFKAFFTEGIDLTIKDNILELANDVGLSNAIIEAFSHKHTGSREIKEEELSIRDMGIDAVPCFIINDKYMVKGAQYPETFIKIFDELSGEAIRETHGQNCSEDQCDTTAG; from the coding sequence ATGAAAGATAAAATAAAGATCGATATAGTTTCAGACATCGTATGTCCATGGTGTTATATAGGCTTGAAGAGGCTGGAGAAAGCTGTTTCCGAGTCGAGCGAACGGTATTCTTTTGATATCAATTTTAAGGCCTTTCAATTGAATCCTCACCTTTCAAAAGAAGGGATATCTAGAAACGCGTATCTGGAGACAAAGTTCGGCAGTCAATCCGCGGTTGAAAGTTTGATTAATACTGTGGAGGTTTCCGCTAGGCAAATTGGTTTGGAAATGAATATGGACGCCATAGAAAGGATGCCAAATACCTTTGAGCTTCATCGATTGTTATGGTTGGCTTCTTATGAAAAAAAACAGTATGTTTTCAAAAAGCGTTTGTTCAAGGCATTCTTTACTGAAGGAATAGATTTAACTATCAAGGACAATATACTGGAATTAGCTAATGATGTAGGTTTGTCAAATGCTATTATTGAGGCTTTTTCCCACAAGCATACTGGAAGCAGAGAAATCAAGGAAGAAGAGTTAAGCATCAGGGATATGGGAATTGACGCAGTTCCTTGCTTTATTATCAATGATAAATATATGGTCAAGGGTGCACAATACCCTGAAACATTTATTAAGATATTCGATGAATTGTCGGGAGAAGCAATTAGGGAGACTCATGGCCAGAATTGTTCCGAGGATCAGTGCGATACTACAGCAGGTTAG
- a CDS encoding DUF5686 and carboxypeptidase regulatory-like domain-containing protein, translating to MKTKLLFFIFLCFSISSALGQGLKGSILDEEGNPIPFVSIYTSDAKFTTASNESGNYSLRLPKGEYEITFQHLSYQNKVIKAQINGTELQNQDVVLMNQSISLATVSVTGKSEDPAYAIMRKTISLRSYYLNLVESYSAKAYVKGSASLEKVPKVFKWMLDKEMRKSLDILLKEKMIVESIAEVEYKNPNQYKNKILSTKSNLPDTDFDPLPMVMSSIYEERFVDVLSPLARSAFSHYRFEYEGFFEDHGITINKIKVIPRQKGLKLFNGHIYIAEELWNVHSANLQFDSEFGLINMKQSYAPVSENVWMPVTFDILGQIEYLGVELDVQYLVSVSDYEIKLNKSIQALSENKENSVSEAIVSESLNNREMKKLEKEVRKSTSKKRESLEIKKEDEGFLDVEVDSLAYERDSIYWEEIRPIPLTLREEQSYIKLDTLKFIESNNEVDSSKASKIGKVFDSLIFGVDLAENDSLKKELRYLGLLQDLEYNTVDGLKMSTGLKFTKDYENNELEVVGKTRYAFSRKVWLGIGEINYKYAPLSRGEFSIKGGRDVVDFNEETGMNTWVNVFGTLILKENLKKFYQKDFLKLDNTVDIANGLVLTTTAEWAYREALRNHSGWYFFPWDREFTPNAPENKEIDNTSFDDHAALIFSGKLAFTPQYYYRIIDGKKRMAYSKFPTFEISYTKGVPKVLNSQVNFDELSFNIQQTFDLGVASKLRYKAVAGTFINNSSVFFMDFMHFNSVQLPVYFGENFGRYRLLNYYEYSTEESYFQLFGTVYADRILLKRLPWLNKTFIRELFFANYLYTPVLGNYVEIGYGVDNVFTIASLELATAIVNDEFKGVIFKVGFKF from the coding sequence ATGAAAACAAAACTACTTTTTTTTATTTTTTTATGCTTTTCAATTTCCAGTGCCTTAGGACAAGGTTTGAAAGGTAGTATATTGGATGAAGAGGGAAATCCGATACCATTTGTTAGTATTTACACGAGCGATGCAAAGTTTACCACGGCTTCCAATGAGTCGGGAAATTATAGTTTGAGGCTTCCCAAGGGCGAATATGAGATTACTTTTCAGCATTTGAGTTATCAAAATAAGGTGATCAAAGCTCAAATCAATGGGACGGAGTTGCAAAATCAGGACGTGGTCTTGATGAATCAAAGCATCAGTCTTGCGACGGTAAGCGTAACAGGCAAAAGCGAAGACCCTGCATATGCGATTATGCGGAAGACGATTAGTCTCCGATCGTATTATCTTAATCTGGTTGAAAGTTATTCTGCAAAGGCTTATGTCAAAGGGTCTGCTTCCTTGGAGAAAGTGCCGAAGGTTTTCAAATGGATGCTGGATAAAGAAATGAGAAAAAGCCTTGATATATTGCTTAAGGAAAAAATGATTGTGGAGTCTATAGCAGAAGTGGAATATAAGAACCCTAATCAATACAAGAACAAAATCCTTTCGACGAAGAGCAATTTGCCTGATACGGATTTTGATCCATTGCCAATGGTGATGAGCAGTATATATGAAGAGAGATTTGTCGATGTTCTTTCTCCTTTGGCTAGAAGTGCTTTTTCGCATTATCGATTTGAGTATGAAGGCTTCTTTGAAGATCACGGCATTACCATCAATAAGATAAAAGTTATACCTAGACAAAAGGGACTTAAGTTATTTAATGGGCATATATATATCGCTGAAGAACTGTGGAATGTCCATAGCGCTAATTTGCAGTTTGATAGCGAGTTTGGGTTAATCAATATGAAACAAAGCTATGCTCCTGTTTCCGAAAATGTTTGGATGCCGGTGACTTTTGATATTTTGGGACAAATCGAATATCTGGGAGTTGAGCTTGATGTTCAGTATCTGGTTTCTGTAAGCGATTATGAGATCAAGTTGAATAAGTCAATACAAGCCCTCTCAGAAAATAAAGAAAATTCTGTTTCAGAAGCGATTGTATCTGAAAGCTTGAATAATCGCGAGATGAAAAAGCTAGAAAAAGAAGTTAGAAAGTCTACATCCAAGAAAAGGGAGTCATTGGAGATTAAAAAAGAGGATGAAGGTTTTTTAGATGTGGAGGTTGATTCTTTGGCTTATGAGAGGGATTCTATTTATTGGGAAGAGATTAGGCCTATTCCATTGACTTTGAGAGAAGAGCAGAGTTATATCAAACTGGATACTTTGAAATTTATCGAAAGTAATAACGAAGTGGATAGCAGCAAGGCAAGCAAGATTGGTAAAGTATTCGATTCCTTGATTTTTGGAGTTGATTTAGCGGAAAATGATAGCTTGAAGAAAGAATTGAGATATTTGGGCTTGTTGCAAGATCTGGAGTATAATACGGTAGACGGATTGAAAATGAGCACAGGCCTCAAGTTTACTAAGGACTATGAAAATAATGAACTCGAGGTTGTGGGAAAAACAAGGTATGCTTTTTCCAGAAAAGTATGGCTAGGCATTGGAGAGATAAACTACAAGTATGCTCCATTGAGTCGTGGGGAATTTTCAATAAAAGGTGGACGTGATGTGGTTGATTTCAATGAAGAAACAGGTATGAATACTTGGGTTAATGTGTTTGGGACATTGATTTTAAAGGAAAACCTAAAGAAGTTTTATCAGAAAGATTTTTTGAAATTGGATAATACGGTTGATATCGCCAATGGCCTTGTTTTGACAACCACAGCCGAATGGGCATATCGCGAGGCTTTGAGGAATCACTCTGGATGGTATTTTTTCCCTTGGGATAGAGAATTTACTCCTAACGCTCCTGAAAATAAAGAAATTGACAATACTTCATTTGATGATCACGCTGCTTTGATATTTTCAGGAAAATTGGCATTCACACCTCAATACTATTATCGAATAATCGATGGCAAGAAAAGGATGGCTTATTCAAAGTTTCCGACCTTTGAAATATCTTATACCAAGGGAGTCCCGAAAGTTTTAAACAGCCAAGTTAATTTTGATGAACTTAGTTTTAACATTCAACAAACATTTGATTTAGGTGTCGCCAGTAAATTAAGGTATAAAGCTGTCGCTGGAACATTCATAAATAATTCGTCTGTTTTCTTCATGGATTTTATGCATTTTAATAGTGTTCAACTGCCTGTGTATTTTGGAGAAAACTTTGGGAGATATAGACTCTTGAATTACTATGAGTACAGTACTGAGGAAAGCTATTTTCAGCTTTTCGGTACGGTCTATGCAGATAGAATATTACTCAAAAGATTGCCTTGGCTAAATAAAACATTCATTCGAGAGTTATTTTTCGCTAATTATTTATACACACCGGTATTAGGCAATTATGTTGAAATTGGCTACGGAGTAGACAATGTTTTCACTATTGCAAGTTTGGAATTGGCTACAGCGATAGTTAATGATGAGTTTAAGGGAGTAATTTTTAAGGTTGGGTTTAAGTTTTAA
- a CDS encoding contractile injection system tape measure protein, giving the protein MKGRKEHHITRLKFNVKYPDSENGLSFKDEFADFAQMKLSKVIDNALERHDVQGAVIEVGKLELDISIQGLNGYKDKLEQALFLALDEKLHKLMQINMLSKGEEEFSIISLNDSEKDTYISFLQKGQLPSEAIAPQDTLASFRENFIERIKEDPKFKARVVEVLKDRKSRIRFIRTFTKQEWDVIFKSLDASEDVYAQVDEFVHYLDNIFNDKVLKESFLEMMLSLGISGRKLKVEDVWKIVWEVRSRKVSFNVLRFFETLDNEKAQSFLASFSKNQVRAYLSDDWLKFSDKYRMMIKMPKSKQKYLYDVIGNDFISFSKWEKAKADLIKVFSANSLKINVSEVAIELSFWEQLFLSKPVDNLENFYFEIYKKLKSETLHLDILAQVILVSYIFLIEDKVVFSEKELLVDNLDAIAEDKKVDALIKKMNNDLGEDLVEHKETKLLFEEMAMIRYYIMYGKLPTMYDTTLSEINPIQLLVKHWANHSQYVEKLLRDMPFAPTLLQEVDKLPEKLRKLILKQYNLESSTVELLDFSNSQYQFDINLLLPALKYDDKRLIEEISLSFSSNPRALHHGLESIMSDAVAGPIFFESLLKFVARLKIQIDDSFLGVLKQYVAKGKEFVLSVKRELSTPELEKVLRGTADKMLVEKWKRLLAKTEVPNTLRESFSASQNEEFVKEIALHLVPESKEVNLKQELIDFLTLGKSLDRSWNLEVIERALFNYINSDSNFKAIFLSHSNKPNVLKLLDKFSYRSFMEVLSAISSEFVRDWHQWLSVLSMSVVSISKNKIQGEEAIMKAWKWLQPIWTKSILSQGIYNRQSELIQLKVVMEKISKSYAFSSNRLAIQMYYQSLLTDESVADDIISLFPKVKDLQYQWTEKDLEREELAELLAQHDDVMKEMELKKKEADAVREWLKEQMSLLNDLQKLVRENDQQLKELEEETGFFQNSLLTISQELSGLEGQMTKLVARKEVLEVSYNETLIDREGLETERLVWGETLKLFLSFAQDYEQAEEKPEDYMWLAKSLGIELREGRIFSDKMGVLESGFISAYFLILYEDRESFKEVRESIFEGKARFTEEKSREKFLQKALSKAIAIRVDHNKDLAIDEISQERMSEYAKIVESVLIILKLESTDADYQKQLDYVIAKELSKLEHNDDQKEEGALKESSGIGEDQKAIEKQFLEKLISDIYILKVFIQFILEHQLLDISKVSFGNILEPIFASYEAVELQSERIERLKKNISEQKETLKNFNLLVANKHQSIKELKEESEHIQYQIKQTQSSMDEKSDNVQKDNKKHFEVEQRLMKIEEELEKAKKKIRYEFNDLPENVSQPVYVNNAGLVLLHPFLPRLFKMLELRDNKGFHDRESQEKAVYVLQYLVSKRTDIPEQELYLNKVMCGYPLEEPLPVEIELTEKDMNTCDGLLSSVLDHWKGAKTKDIDNLRATFLMREGKVVNEGGRVWRVTVEKKTVDILLGQLPWSLGMIKYPWLEVPIEVEWY; this is encoded by the coding sequence GTGAAAGGAAGGAAAGAACATCATATCACAAGGTTAAAGTTTAATGTAAAATATCCTGATTCGGAAAACGGTTTGTCATTTAAGGATGAGTTTGCTGATTTTGCTCAAATGAAATTGAGCAAAGTTATCGATAATGCTTTGGAGCGACATGATGTTCAAGGTGCTGTAATTGAGGTAGGCAAGTTAGAGCTGGATATTTCAATCCAAGGACTTAATGGTTATAAGGATAAGTTGGAACAAGCTCTATTTTTAGCATTGGATGAAAAGCTGCATAAGTTAATGCAGATTAATATGCTTAGTAAAGGTGAAGAGGAGTTTAGCATTATCTCATTGAATGATTCTGAAAAGGATACATATATTTCCTTCTTGCAGAAAGGGCAGCTTCCGAGCGAGGCAATAGCTCCTCAAGATACTTTAGCTTCTTTTAGGGAAAATTTTATTGAGAGAATAAAAGAAGACCCAAAGTTTAAGGCTAGAGTTGTGGAGGTTTTGAAAGATAGAAAATCACGAATTCGATTCATTAGGACTTTCACCAAACAAGAATGGGATGTTATATTCAAAAGCCTTGATGCATCCGAAGATGTTTATGCTCAAGTTGATGAGTTTGTTCATTATTTGGACAACATTTTCAATGATAAGGTATTAAAAGAATCGTTTTTGGAGATGATGCTTTCCTTAGGGATATCAGGGAGGAAGTTAAAGGTCGAAGATGTTTGGAAGATTGTTTGGGAGGTGAGATCTAGAAAAGTATCCTTTAATGTATTGCGCTTTTTTGAAACGCTTGATAATGAAAAAGCTCAGAGCTTCTTAGCTTCTTTTTCTAAAAATCAAGTGAGAGCTTACTTGTCGGATGATTGGTTGAAATTCTCAGATAAGTACCGCATGATGATCAAAATGCCAAAATCCAAGCAGAAGTATCTTTATGATGTAATTGGCAATGATTTCATTTCATTTTCAAAATGGGAAAAAGCCAAAGCTGATTTAATCAAAGTATTTTCCGCAAACTCCTTGAAAATAAATGTAAGTGAAGTCGCGATTGAACTTTCGTTTTGGGAGCAATTATTTTTGTCAAAGCCAGTAGATAATCTGGAGAATTTCTATTTTGAGATTTATAAGAAGCTAAAAAGCGAGACACTCCATTTGGATATTTTGGCTCAAGTAATTTTAGTTTCCTATATTTTTTTAATAGAAGACAAAGTGGTGTTTTCAGAGAAAGAGTTATTGGTGGATAACTTGGATGCGATAGCTGAGGATAAGAAAGTTGATGCTTTGATCAAGAAGATGAATAATGATTTGGGAGAAGATCTCGTCGAGCATAAGGAAACGAAATTGTTATTTGAGGAAATGGCGATGATCAGGTATTATATCATGTACGGCAAATTGCCAACCATGTATGATACGACTTTGTCAGAAATCAATCCGATACAATTATTGGTTAAGCATTGGGCGAATCATTCCCAATATGTCGAAAAGTTGTTAAGAGACATGCCCTTTGCTCCTACTCTACTTCAAGAAGTTGACAAGTTGCCGGAGAAATTGAGGAAATTGATTCTGAAACAGTATAACTTGGAAAGCTCTACTGTAGAGCTATTAGACTTTAGCAATTCTCAATACCAGTTTGATATCAATTTATTATTGCCTGCGTTGAAGTACGATGACAAGCGCTTGATTGAGGAAATTAGCCTATCATTTTCTTCTAATCCCAGAGCTTTGCACCATGGACTTGAGTCTATCATGAGCGATGCTGTTGCCGGTCCGATTTTCTTCGAATCTTTGTTGAAATTTGTTGCTCGCTTGAAAATTCAAATTGATGATAGTTTTTTAGGAGTTTTAAAGCAATATGTGGCCAAAGGGAAAGAATTCGTCTTGTCCGTAAAAAGAGAACTATCAACTCCAGAGCTGGAGAAGGTATTGAGGGGAACAGCGGATAAAATGTTGGTCGAAAAATGGAAGAGATTATTAGCCAAAACAGAAGTTCCGAATACGCTGAGAGAATCATTTTCAGCTTCTCAAAATGAAGAGTTTGTAAAGGAAATAGCTTTGCATTTAGTTCCGGAATCAAAGGAAGTGAATTTAAAGCAAGAATTGATTGATTTTCTGACATTGGGAAAATCGCTTGACAGGTCGTGGAACCTAGAAGTCATCGAAAGAGCGTTATTCAATTATATAAATTCAGATTCAAATTTTAAAGCGATCTTTTTGAGTCATTCTAACAAGCCTAATGTCTTGAAATTGCTTGATAAATTTTCGTATCGTTCATTTATGGAAGTCTTATCAGCTATTTCCAGCGAATTTGTTAGAGATTGGCACCAATGGTTGAGTGTGCTGTCTATGTCCGTAGTTTCAATTTCGAAGAATAAAATCCAGGGCGAGGAAGCCATTATGAAAGCTTGGAAATGGCTACAGCCAATTTGGACAAAAAGCATTTTAAGCCAAGGAATTTATAATAGGCAATCTGAATTGATACAGTTGAAAGTAGTCATGGAAAAGATATCGAAGAGTTACGCCTTTTCGTCAAATAGACTGGCTATTCAAATGTACTATCAAAGTTTGTTGACAGACGAATCAGTAGCTGATGATATTATAAGCTTATTCCCCAAGGTGAAAGACTTGCAGTATCAATGGACGGAGAAAGATTTGGAAAGAGAAGAGTTGGCGGAGCTTTTGGCACAACATGATGATGTTATGAAAGAGATGGAGTTGAAGAAGAAGGAGGCTGATGCTGTGCGTGAATGGTTGAAAGAGCAAATGTCCTTATTGAATGACTTGCAAAAATTGGTTCGTGAAAATGATCAACAGCTAAAAGAACTTGAGGAAGAGACGGGCTTTTTTCAAAACAGCTTGTTGACAATATCACAGGAACTTAGCGGATTGGAAGGACAAATGACCAAGCTTGTTGCTAGGAAAGAAGTACTGGAAGTGTCATACAATGAAACATTGATTGATCGTGAAGGTTTGGAAACAGAGCGACTCGTTTGGGGAGAAACGCTAAAGTTGTTTTTGTCTTTTGCTCAAGATTACGAGCAAGCAGAGGAAAAGCCTGAAGATTATATGTGGTTGGCAAAAAGCTTAGGCATAGAGTTGCGTGAAGGGAGAATCTTCAGCGATAAGATGGGAGTATTAGAAAGTGGCTTTATTTCCGCTTATTTTTTGATTCTTTATGAAGATAGGGAAAGCTTTAAGGAAGTTAGGGAGTCTATTTTTGAGGGCAAGGCACGATTTACAGAAGAAAAAAGTAGAGAGAAATTTTTGCAAAAAGCCCTATCTAAGGCTATTGCAATAAGGGTTGATCATAATAAGGATTTGGCTATTGATGAGATTAGCCAAGAGCGGATGAGTGAATATGCTAAAATTGTTGAATCGGTTTTGATAATCTTAAAGCTTGAATCAACTGATGCTGATTACCAAAAGCAATTGGACTATGTAATAGCTAAAGAGTTGTCTAAGCTAGAGCATAACGATGACCAAAAAGAGGAAGGGGCATTAAAGGAAAGCTCAGGCATTGGAGAAGACCAAAAGGCTATAGAGAAGCAGTTTTTGGAAAAATTGATTTCTGATATATATATCTTGAAAGTATTTATTCAGTTTATTTTAGAACATCAATTGCTTGATATCTCCAAGGTTTCATTCGGGAACATTTTAGAACCTATATTCGCAAGTTATGAAGCCGTTGAGTTGCAATCCGAAAGAATTGAAAGGTTGAAGAAAAATATATCGGAACAAAAAGAAACGCTGAAGAATTTCAATCTTTTAGTAGCCAACAAACATCAGAGCATAAAAGAACTGAAAGAAGAGTCCGAGCACATTCAATATCAGATCAAACAGACGCAAAGCTCAATGGATGAAAAGTCCGATAATGTTCAGAAGGACAATAAAAAACATTTTGAAGTTGAGCAAAGATTGATGAAAATTGAAGAAGAGCTTGAAAAGGCGAAGAAAAAGATAAGATACGAGTTCAATGACCTGCCTGAAAATGTTTCTCAGCCAGTATATGTGAATAATGCTGGTTTGGTGCTTTTGCATCCATTTTTGCCAAGACTTTTTAAAATGTTGGAGTTGAGGGACAATAAAGGTTTTCATGATCGTGAAAGTCAGGAAAAAGCCGTATATGTATTGCAGTATTTGGTGTCAAAAAGAACAGATATACCTGAACAGGAACTGTATCTTAACAAGGTGATGTGCGGTTATCCTCTCGAAGAGCCATTGCCGGTGGAAATTGAACTGACAGAAAAAGACATGAACACATGCGACGGGCTGTTGTCATCGGTATTGGATCATTGGAAAGGAGCCAAAACAAAAGATATAGACAATTTGAGAGCGACTTTTTTGATGAGAGAAGGAAAGGTTGTTAATGAAGGCGGAAGAGTATGGCGAGTTACGGTAGAGAAAAAAACAGTTGATATATTATTAGGCCAGCTCCCATGGAGCTTGGGAATGATCAAGTATCCTTGGCTTGAAGTGCCAATCGAGGTGGAATGGTATTGA